A window of Lytechinus pictus isolate F3 Inbred chromosome 7, Lp3.0, whole genome shotgun sequence contains these coding sequences:
- the LOC129265524 gene encoding kinesin-like protein KIF16B: protein MDPSTRTTPLIPATLGESKVTGRERIKTFTYDYSYWSVKKGDPHFASQERVYSDLGSDVLDSAFEGYNACIFAYGQTGSGKSFTMMGEPDGPGLIPRICEGLFTRIRTDSDDVSYRTEVSYLEIYCERVRDLLKTGREHTLRVREHPRDGPYVQDLSKHLVSDYYDVKALMDKGNIQRTTASTNMNDTSSRSHAIFTITFTQAKYIADMPSETVSKINLVDLAGSERANATGATGDRLKEGANINKSLVTLGNVISALADASSSSAPSPGGNRKKSLFIPYRDSVLTWLLKDSLGGNSKTIMVATISPADVNYGETLSTLRYANRAKNIINKPTINEDKNVKLIRELRAEIARLKKRLGTSDFDDLPIGNNMMDKLHENEERVSNFIAMNSAN, encoded by the exons ATGGATCCGTCAACCAGAACCACCCCTTTG atCCCAGCTACATTAGGTGAATCTAAGGTTACAGGAAGAGAAAGAATAAAGACCTTCACGTATGATTATTCCTACTGGTCAGTCAAGAAAGGAGATCCTCATTTTGCTTCTCAGGAGAGG GTGTATTCTGATCTTGGTTCTGATGTCTTAGACTCTGCCTTTGAGGGTTACAATGCCTGTATATTTGCCTATGGACAAACAGGATCGGGAAAATCATTTACAATGATGGGAGAACCG GATGGACCAGGCCTTATACCAAGAATATGTGAG GGACTGTTTACGAGGATCAGGACCGATTCAGATGATGTATCATACAGGACAGAGGTCAG TTATCTTGAGATTTACTGTGAGCGTGTGAGGGATTTACTGAAGACTGGTAGAGAACACACGTTACGAGTGAGAGAACATCCAAGAGATGGGCCGTATGTACAAg ATTTATCAAAGCACTTGGTTTCAGATTACTATGATGTCAAGGCACTTATGGATAAAGGCAACATACAAAG AACCACAGCTTCCACCAACATGAATGACACTAGCAGTAGATCACATGCCATCTTCACCATTACATTCACACAG GCCAAGTACATAGCTGATATGCCAAGTGAGACAGTTAGTAAAATCAATCTAGTGGATTTAGCAGGAAG TGAACGAGCCAATGCTACCGGTGCTACGGGGGACAGGTTAAAAGAAGGTGCCAATATCAACAAATCTCTTGTCACCCTTGGCAATGTCATCTCTGCTCTCG CTGATGCTTCGTCATCCTCTGCTCCTAGTCCAGGAGGGAACCGGAAGAAATCTCTCTTTATTCCATACAGAGATTCTGTTCTGACCTGGCTTCTTAAAGACAGTCTTGGTGGAAACTCTAAGACCATCATGGTAGCAA CCATTTCACCTGCTGATGTGAACTATGGAGAAACTCTAAGCACATTACGATACGCAAACAGAGCAAAGAACATCATCAATAAACCTACTATCAATGAG gataaaaatgtaaaacttATCAGAGAACTGAGAGCAGAGATTGCCAGATTAAAGAAGAGACTTGGAACATCA GACTTTGACGATCTCCCTATAGGCAATAATATGATGGACAAATTACATGAGAATGAAGAAAGAGTGAGTAATTTTATTGCTATGAATTCAGCAAATTGA